A single Panthera uncia isolate 11264 chromosome E2 unlocalized genomic scaffold, Puncia_PCG_1.0 HiC_scaffold_19, whole genome shotgun sequence DNA region contains:
- the CE2H19orf85 gene encoding LOW QUALITY PROTEIN: uncharacterized protein C19orf85 homolog (The sequence of the model RefSeq protein was modified relative to this genomic sequence to represent the inferred CDS: deleted 1 base in 1 codon): protein MHPGAPTASGDSEPSPRELCAFVSGAAAHVLRALHPRRTRPPKRRPNHRRFLHNQICRQFANIEAATQRLALSILSQKAPPQRPPPRRPPPPPPSPFLGVACAVAPTEDPCASPGPSLAALDASTLDLFDDIALTPECPSVPSGLSHCAWGQPDLRQASHFYNRLPPTPNALEEVDGLWAPEGDWVGRWEVPCACHSQGTPEGWGSCPP from the exons ATGCACCCCGGGGCCCCCACAGCCTCTGGGGACTCTGAGCCCAGCCCTCGGGAGCTGTGTGCCTTCGTGAGTGGGGCAGCCGCCCACGTGCTACGCGCCCTACACCCTCGGAGGACCCGG CCCCCCAAAAGGAGGCCCAACCACAGGAGGTTTCTGCACAACCAGATCTGCAg GCAGTTTGCCAACATTGAGGCTGCCACCCAGCGCCTGGCCCTGTCTATCCTGTCTCAGAAGGCACCTCCCCAGAGACCGCCACCCCGAAGGCCGCCCCCGCCGCCTCCGTCCCCCTTCCTGGGGGTGGCCTGTGCTGTGGCCCCCACTGAGGATCCCTGCGCCAGCCCCGGCCCAAGTCTCGCCGCCCTGGATGCCTCCACCCTCGACCTCTTTGATGACATTGCACTCACCCCAGAGTGTCCCTCAGTGCCATCTGGTCTATCCCACTGTGCTTGGGGCCAGCCAGACCTGAGGCAGGCCTCACACTTCTATAACCGCCTGCCCCCTACCCCGAATGCACTGGAGGAAGTGGACGGCCTCTGGGCTCCTGAGGGGGActgggtgggcaggtgggaggtGCCTTGTGCCTGTCACTCTCAGGGAACCCCTGAGGGCTGGGGGAGCTGCCCCCCATGA